From the Calditrichota bacterium genome, the window ACAGCGGGGGCTTGCTGCTGCGCCACATACACGTCGCCGCCTGCCGCTCGTGACGCCGCAGGCGACTCGGCGCCTGCCCGTGGCCTCACGGCGCAGCCCGACAGGGCGACCAAGCTGGCCAGTGCCCCGACGCACCATGCACCGCGCCTCAATGAGAACTGCTTCATGATCCACCTCCACAATCAAGTTGCGCGACGTCCAGGCCGCATCTGGTCCGGCGCCACGGCTCACTTCAAGAGCTGCATGGTCTGGGTGAGCTTCACGCCCTCGGCTTCCAAAGTGTAGACGTAGATGCCGCTGGGCACGCGATTGCCGAGGTCATCGGTGGCATCCCACCGCACTTCATGGCGGCCTACCTCCAAGTGCCCCTGCACCAGGGTGCGGACCAACTGCCCCTTGATATTGAAGATCTTGAGGGACACGCTTCCGGCCTCTTTGACCTCAAACCTGATCCACGTCGCGGGGTTGAACGGGTTGGGATAGTTTTGTGCCAGAGAGACCTTCTCGGGAACTGCCACCACCGGCGCCAGAATGGGGCCGTGCAGGCGCACTCGACCGGCATAGTCGATGTCCGCCAGCATGTAGTAGTAGGCAGTGTCCGGAGCTGCCTTGCCGTCGTGGTAGCTGTACTCGCGGCGCTCCGTGCTGTTGCCCGCGCCCGGGATCAGCTGGCTGGTGATTCTGACAAACGGACCCTGTTCGGCAGTGGCACGCCGCACTTCGAAGCCGCGGTTATCCGTCTCCGATTGCGTCACCCAGACCAACTTCACGCCGCCATTGACCCGGGTCGCCTCGAAGGCGATTAGCTCCACGGCCACCACTGCGTCCTGGGTCGACCAGGTGGGGAAGTCGACGCTGCCGAAGTCGCCCTCCAGCACCAACACGGCGAGTTGCGAATCCCCGTAGTGACTGGCCGTTGCCACGCTGGAATCGTTCCAGGCGCGGCAGTAGATGACCGCCCCATTCACCAGCAGATCGTGGGTGAGCTGCGTGGTGAATTTGCCTTCGTGGGGATTGAAAGGGAATCCTGCCCCAACGAAGGTCGTCCCGATGAGCACATCATCTCCGGTCGGGTTGCCGTTCTCATCTGGCATGTTATTCAGCTCATCAGCGCCGGCGTAGATAATCTGAATCAGGTCGCCGTAGCCGTCAAAGGCTGAACCCTGCAGCCAGTTGCCGAGCTCGTCCTGCACCCCGCTGACGCAGCTGACGTCCACAGTGCCAGCTCTTGCTTGGGCACCTGCGAGCATCAGGCACAGCATCCCAACCACTGCGCAGAAGACTCCTCTTCCACACATTGCACTTCCTCCTCTCTGCTTCACACTGCAACCACACTTCCCAAATCCCCTAGCTATCGGCCTGGAAACGGATTTGGACACTTCCAGGTCCGCGGCTGCTGTCCACTGCGGATGTGCAGCCAGTACCCCTTTCCCGGCTCCAGCCGCAAGTGCGAGGTGTCGCTGCCGGTGGCATTCAACCACTTACCATCGTAGGGGGTGCCCGTGCCGTCCACCAGCCAGGCGACCTCGTAGTGGTCACCCATCCAGGCCATGATCCGATCGGCCTCGCGGCTGTTAGTCGCCCCTTTGGCTACTCCTTGCTCCCAAAGGCCCGTTGCCGTGAGCGGCATGCTCACCGGATAGCAACTACCGATGAGGTTGAGCCCGGGTTCGATTTCTACGGCGTGGGCGCTGTCTGTCGGCACCTCGCCGAAGAACTGGAGCGTTGCTGGCTGGTGGCCCTTGCGTACCTCCGCCCAGAACCCTTCGCCGCGCGTCAGTGTCATCGTGCTCACTGCGCTGCCTGCTTCGTTCAGCCACTCACCATCGTATGGCGTGCCCGTGCCGCTCACCAGCCACGCGATCTCATAGCTGCTGCCGTGCCACTTCATGACACGATCGGCGACCAGCGCGTTGGCTCCTCCGGTGAGGACCTGGCCCAAGAGACTCTTCAACTGGTCATCTTGGGCTTGGAGCGGCACCGAAACCAGATTCCGCCCCACTTCGAGGCGCACGCCCAACGTGCCCACCCTGCGCCGGAGAGGCTCCTGTCCTGCGCCACGTACCGCCTCGATGACGTAGTAGCGGCCAGCCACTGCAGCCGCCCCTTCGTCGACGAATTCGGTGCCGCTCACCACCGCGCAGGGGGACTCCGGGTCAAAGTAGGGGTGCTCCCCGCGATACACGCGATAGTACTGGGCGTCGGGCAGGGCATCCCACGACAGAACCAAGTCCGTCCCCGAGCGCGAGATGTGGGGCTGCAGATCGCTGGCTTCGCTCTCCACCCGGAGCAACACCACGTACATGCTTCCGGCGCTCGCTGAACCGTTCTCACCCAGAATCACGGTCTCACCTGGCTGATACTGCCGCGTGCTCTCCCAGAGGCGGAAATCGGTGTTGCCCGCGTCGCTGACCCGGATGGCAAAAGTCGTCCTGGTAAAATTGCCACTCAGCCAAGCCGGCGTCGAGACACGACTGTCGTGCGCTACGAACAACCGCACCCGTCGCAGCAAGGAAAACCGCACCTGGAGCTGCGGGTCGAACTTGTGGTCGTTCTTCGTCTTGATCCACAACAGACCTTCGAATGCGTCTGGTATCTCGACGATCTGGTAACTCCTGTCCACGTAGTACTGGTCTCCTTCATGCAAGGCCGCCACCACATATTCCTCCGGCTGAAGTTCTGCCACCGTGCTCACATCGACACCGGCAACACCTGAGACCTCGTTGGAGAAGAGGCTCTCGTTCCCGGTGCTGTCGTAAGCGGTGACGGCAAAGTAGTAGCGCATGCCACGGGCCAGATCACCCACCAGCGCGCTGGTCGAGTTCCCCACGTCGATGGTGCAAAGGTAGTGGTGCGAGCTGGGGCCGTAGTGGAGCCGGTAGCCGGCCACGTCGGGTTCGGTGTTGGCCTGCCAAGCGATGCGCAGCGAACAGCCTTCTTGCGTTGACCCCACACCTGTGGGCCTGTGCTCCACCGGCACGCTGAGCAACGCCACGCATTGTCCGGCCACCAGCAACATCGTCCACGACCTCTTCGCTCGAATCGCCATAGCTTGCTCTCACAAAGAAGAAATTCTTAACTGCCCGCTCAAAAAAATTTCCCTCTCCCTGCTGCGTCGCCCTGTATGCAATCGAGTCTCTCGATCTGGTAGCACTGTCATCACTCCATCCGTCCTCCGCGCCTGCCGGGCGAGGCTACAGTGGCGCGGCCACTGCAGCCTCAGCCTCACTTGCCCGGCCTACGCACCTCTCCTGCCGGAGCAGACTCACCCAGCTATCGGGTGAGGACAACCTTCTTGCTCAGCTCCACGCCGTTGACGCGCATGACGCAGAAATAGGTGCCGCTGGAGAGCGGCTCACCTGCGTCGTTCTTGCCGTTCCACACCAAGGAGTGGCTACCGGCGCTCATAATCTCATCCGCGAGGTGCCGCACCAGCTGCCCCGCCGCGTTGTAGATGCCGATCCACACCCTGCCCTCACTCTTGACCTGGAAACGAATGGTCGTCTCCGGGTTGAAGGGGTTCGGGTAGTTCTGCTGGAGTTCGTAGATCATCGGCACCGGACCCGAGGCCACTGAGATAGGCCCATGGAGGCGAATGCGTCCGCGGTAGTCAACGTCGGCCAGCTTGTAGTAGTAGCCCTTGCCGAACTCGACGTCGCGGTCCACGTAGGTGTACGTGTGCAGCACACTCGCATTCCCTGCGCCGGGGATGAGCGTCTTGTTGATTTTGACAAAGGGAGCGTCCTCCCCTTCGGCGCGGTAGACGTCAAAACCCATGTTCTCGGTCTCCGACGCCGTGCTCCAGCGGAGATGCACTTCGTCGTTGTGCCACACTGCCGAGAACGACGTGAGTTCCACGGGCACCGGGTTCTCCATGTAGCCGAAGTCGGCATCGGCATAGTCCTCGCCCTCGGCCAGATCCACCACCAATGGGTCGCCGGCGGTGGTCAGGATGGGCGGTAGCCCGGCAAAGTTCACGGGGAGCGTTGCGTCATCCACGTCCACCAGGTAGTGACCTGCCATCAGCCCGGTGAAACGGTACCAACCGTGCTCCACCTCTTCGGTGGCGGGGTTATCGCCAGTGACCGTCCATGTGACCTGCTCCGTCTCGCCTCCGGTGCCTTTGCGCAGAATGACGGTGACCCCATCAATCCCCTGTTCGCCCTCATCCTGCACGCCGTCGCCGTTCGCGTCGTTCCAGACAAAGTCGCCGATCGAGCCCATGCCAACCAGGGGCAGGCGGATGGCGCACACGACCCAAATGCCACTGGCTGAACGTTTGCCATAGGGGCTGTCCGACTGGGACTCGATCTGGAGCGCCAACCAGGCACTGCCCGCCGGGAGCTGGACACTCATCGTGAAATTGTCCCACTCCTGTCCATTGGCCGAATGGAACGGATCGGTGTCCTCCCCGTCTACCGCGCTCGAGGAGTGGTCGTAATCGACGGCTTCTGGCGCGTCCACGATGCTCCCTGCCGGGATGGCGTCGCCGCCTACCTGATACCACAGACCCGTAGCCTCGTCCTCCTCCACTCCCCCGACCATGAGGAGCAGGTCCGTAGTGCGCGACACGGGTGCGGTGCTAAAGCCGAACCGCAGGATTTGGCTCGTGGGATGAAACTTGGAGAACAGGAAATAGTCCACTCCATCGGCGATGGAGATCGTGGCAAGCGGCAGGTCCGGCTTGCTGTAGACCACCAGGATGCCGCCGCCGAACGCCCTCCCAGACGAGCCCAGCAGTCCGGGGTCAAAACCTGACAAGCTGACGGTGTGCGTGCCGGGGGTAATCATGGCCGTGACGTCCGCCCTGTAGCTGAACCGGAAGCGCCCGGCAATCGCTGTCGTCATGCCGATCAACTGGCCAGTGATCGTGGCACTCGCCCCACCGTCGATTTGCAGCTCAACGTCGGGGTCACCCCAATGGTTCGGCGGAGAGTCGCTGTCCTGCCCGCCCCAGTAGAGATACGCGGCCTCGATAGTTGCTCCCTCCGGCACGACCAACTGGAAGGTGCCGGCGCCGGTGATCAGACCCACGCCCCCGGCCACCATGTCCACGTGGCCCGTGATCGGCGGCAGCGTCACCTGCATATAGTCGTCGCCGTCGAGCTCCTTGGCGCCCGCGTTGTCGCTGCGCACCAGCAGGCCAAGGCCCGCTGCCGCCCCCACCAGCAGCACTGTGCAGACCACCACAGTGCCTTTCTTTGCTGTTCGCCTCATTGTGACTCCTCCTTTCCTACACTTCGTGGTTGCCATACATCAGGCGGTAATGAGCTGCCCGTGCTCGCCACGATGCACGGCATTCCACCCCCCACACCTCCCGTCGGGCACCCTTGGGGCATCTTGTGCCTCACCTGTCAGCCATCTTGTTGCCACCGACACACTCCGCGTCCCCCGCTTGCCCATTTGCGCCTCCCTTCAAACTGAGATGCCCCATCATCTATGTCAGAAACGAGATTGTTTTCGCTCCGATTTCTGGCCTGCGGCTGCCGTGGCTGCCCGCAGGAACCAGGTCCCGCAGGCAGCCAAACGGCTTCAATCCGAACTCGTAGGCTCGTCCGTGGGCCACGCCGCTTGGCATAGCGAACCTGCTGCCATCCCGAGCTCTACGCGCGCGCCCACCTCTTGACCTCCTTTCCTAGTCATCTCCGTCCACCTGCGTGGGGCAGTGAACCTGTGCGCCGCCGAGGCTTGCCTATGGCCTGTCGCGCGTGACGAAGTTTCGTTCGCCTTCGGAGTCGTCATCTTTGCGCACCACGTAAGTGACGTAGATGTTGCTTCGGTCTTCCTTCAGGAACATGGCTGATGCGCTTCGGCAGAAAGCGATCAGCTTTGGTGAGACTGTTCCTGGGATTCGTACGTCAAATCTCCGGTAACGCTCTTGCGAGGTTCTTGACTCTGTGTGAGGGCGGAACCTCGCTGCTCGAGGTGATCTAGCGCTCCAACTGAACCAACCCATTCCCAAGACCCCAGCACCCAAGAGCGCGATCGCCATCATCAAGTTGTCCATGTACGCTCCTCCATCTGGGGGATGCATGAGCGGACTTGATTGCGATCTTTTCGCCCAAGGCGCCGCGGACCGCTCTGTCCGAGGTCTGGCGATCTGGAACACCAATTGTCTGGGCGCTAGCCTGAAATGAGCCTCCGCGCTCCTCACACCTCACCGCACGTCATTCCGGCCGCCTGCGTTCACCTCCTTTCTCCTCTTTGCTCCGCTGCAGCCCATGTAACCTTTCCCCCTTCCCCTCTGGGCTGCTCCCCTTGATCCCCGCCGGCGCACTCAGCGGGTCAGCACCATCTTGCGCGTGGCACGAAAGCCATTGGCGCGCAAGACGCACAGATAGACCCCCCCTGGGAGCGCCGTGCCCACCTCATCTTTGCCATCCCACGTTACGCTGTGCACACCCGCGTGCACCTGCCCATCCACAAGGGTCCTGAGAAGCTGGCCAAGCATATTGTACACCCGCAGCTCCACATGCCCGTCCACAGGCAGAGTAAACGAAATGTGCGTGACAGGATTGAACGGGTTCGGGCTGTTCTGTGCCAGGGCATACTCTCGCGGCAAGGCTTTGATGGTAATTGTCGCTGGCCCGTGCAGCGTGCGTCTGCCTCGACAGTCCAGATCGGCCAGCCAGTACCAGTAGGCATGTCCAGCCTCCACACCGTCGTCGTCGAAGACGTAGAGGTTTGTCTCGTTGGTGGTGCCCGCTCCTGGAATGAGCTCCGCGGTCAGCTTGACGCGCCTCCCCAGCGCATCCTCTGCCCGGTAGACCTCGAAGCCGAGGTTTTCTGTCTCGCTATGGGTCTCCCAGGTCAGCCGTGCACATGACCCCACCTGGGTAACCTGAAAGCTGGCGAGCTCAACCGGTACCAAGTCGTCGTTGTGCACAGTGCCGGAGCCGAACACGTTGTCTTTGCCGGGGTCGCCGTAGTCATGGGAAACCGATTCTTCCAGCCGGGCAAAGACCTGAGAGGGAATCCACTCTGGGAAGCGGTCGAGCAACAAGGCCGCCGAGCCCGCCACGTGGGGCGCCGCCGCCGAGGTGCCGCCGAACAACCCGCCTCCTGTGAACACCGACACGCTTGTGGGGCCCATGAGGTCAGGCTTCACTCTGCCGTCGTAAGTCGGTCCCTGCGAGCTATAGTAGATTTGCGGCCCAGTGTGCCACTGGCTGGCAAGCACCGCCCCGACGGTGAGGGCGCGCGCGGCATCCCCTGGGATGAGGACGCTACTCGATTCATGGCGGTACTCCAGGTCGTAGTAATTCGTGAACAGTGTCAGTTCCTGCGAGCCGTCCGCAGCCGTCTTGCGAATGCGCACCGCCAGTTGGGCGGAGCGATCCATGAGCACCGATATACTCTCCACAGGCCACTGGCTCCCGCTCTGCCTGGTCGTCGAAGAGTCATACGCCACCCACGAGCCGCTGCCCGCATCGTAGTAGTACAGGAACAGGTCATAGTCTTGGTCAGAGTACCACCAATCGTTCCAGGAGAGATAGACGCCTACTGAGGCCCCGACATTGACGGAGCCGATGTTGTTGAACTCGTCAATGCTGGCGCCCACCGCAAAGTCGTGCCATCCATTGCCATCGCTGTCGGTGAACTGCGCACGATAGTGCCGGCGCGCATGGTTGCCTGCAGCGTTCACCCACACGATGCCATGAGCAAAGGCCGTGTCCACAATGGCGCAAATCGGTCCGGTGCCGTCGAGAGGGCCAGCATTGGGCCAGCACATGGAGTGGTTGATCACCCGCACGCCTCTGGCAATGCAACTGTCCACTGCCGCAGCAAGGTCGAGGTCATCGGCAATCTTCATCAGATAGAGCTCGCTTCCTGGCGCCATGTCGTACACCACCTCGGCCACCATGGTGCCATGCGTCGTTCCCCCAATGCCGGTACCGGTGAAGTCATCCAGGTGCACCCCACTGGGCAGCTCCCCATTGGCAATCGCCTGGTCGAGATTGCCAAAGCCGGCATCGATCACTGCCACCTTCACGCCGGAGCCATTCCAACCATTGGCATGATAGCCGTCGGCATTGGTGAGCGCCACCCCTTCGCTGGTCACCGTCTCCAGCGGGCGCAATGGGAGCCTGATAGTTCTTGCCCACTTCGCCTCGCTGGCGAAGCGCGATAGCTGCGCCTGCGGAATGGCGATTTTCGCCACTTGCTGTCGGGCACCCAACAGCTCAGCGCCATACGGGGCCAAGGCCCCCTCCAGGCTCCTCGCATTCAGCTCAGACTCCACGATCACGATGAACCGGCCATCGCGCACGGGAATGTCATGCCGATAGGCCCAATCCTCGACCACCCTCTGGGGACCACGGCCGACCAGCTCGATGAGGTCGCAGAGTCGTCCCTCCACGTGGGCCAGGCGGCCACGGCGCTGGAGCTGCTCTTCTCCGGTCCCGCCATATCCGCTGAGGGTCGAGACCAAAAGGAGAACTAAGGCAGTCAAAGGGATTGGCATTTCTCTTACCAGTCTCATCCTCGACCTCGTCCGTGCCGTGTCACTTGGTGAAGGCCATCTTGCGCGTTGCCCGGTAGCCGTTCACCGTAAGGGTATAGACGTACAAGCCTGTGGGCACTGCATTGCCCTGGTCGTCCGTCCCATCCCACGTGACGGTATGGCGCCCCGGCTGCAACTGGCCGTCTACCAAGGTCTTCACCAGTTGACCGAGCATGTTGTAGACCTTGACTGTCGCATGCCCCTGTTCTGGCAGAGTGAAGCCGATGGTGGTAGCCGGGTTGAACGGGTTCGGATAGTTCTGCTCCAACTCATAGCTGCGGGGCGCCGAACGCACCGTCGCGGAGACAGGCCCGTGGAAGCGCATGGCCCCACGAAAGTCCACGTCAGCCAGGCGATAGTAGTAGGTCATGCCTTCTTGCACGTCCGTGTCCTCGAACCTATAGGAGCGCTTCTCGTTGCTGGTCCCGGCACCGGGAATCAACTCCCTGGTAATCCGTTGGTAGTTGCCGCGCTCTTCCTGGGCGCGATAGATGTGGAAGCCCAGGTTCTCCGTCTCGCTCTCCGTCTGCCAGCTCAGGACCACCTTGCCAATTTCTCCTGAGGCCTGGAAACTGCTCAGTTCGATGTCGACAAGCAGGTCGCCATAGTCTTCCACTTCGCCATTGTCCGCCAAGCCGGTCGGAGTCTGCGTTCCTACCGGGGCGCGGTCCAGCCGAGCGCGGAGCCAGGTTGTACCCAATGGCTGGCCCGCGAGCCATTCTGGCGCGCGAAACACGGCTGTGCCCGCCCCGGTGCTGATAATGGTCGTGTCCACCACCAGCTCATCAGGGTGCTCCCAGGATCCGCTGCGATCCCAGTCGATCCACATGTGCAGGTAGGCAGGGTTATCTTCAGAGATATCGCCGCTGGCGATCCACTCGATGGCCGCATAATCGCCAGGCGAAAAGCTGCCGCCGTTGATGAAGGGGCCGCTGGGGTCCGCCGAGTAGCCAAGGAAGTTGATGCCATCGTCATACTCGTCGAGGTCGATCTGCTTGGTGTCCAGCTCGTCGCTTACCCCGGAGCCCAGCCAGATGTCGCCGATCACATGCGCCGCGCCATTGTTGATCCAATGGCTGGGATAGGTAGTGTCCGGTGCATCACCAAAGTCTAACAGCTGCAGTTCCTCCACCGGCGCAGCGGTGGGGTCATAGTCCTCCACCTCGCCGTTCAGCGCGCCCCCGGTGGGCTGGCTGCTGGTGTTGTCGTCGTCAATACGGAAGCGTGACCAGCTTCCGCCCGCCTTCGCGCTGCTTGGCACGGCAAACTCCATGGTATACACCCCTGCACCAGAGACAGGGTGCCCGGTAAACAGCCTTTCCCCTTCGTCATTCCAGTCACCGTCCCCATTCCAGTCGTACCACCCATGAAGGTATGCAGCGTCAGCCGTGCCGCTGACGGTAATGCGGACGGCCCCATACCACCCGGGCCGATACGGAAGCTGATAAGGCCCGCCAGTGACCGGGGAGGAGCCGAGGAACTCTACTCCATCCTCGTCCTTCACCCCGGCGGAATCGCCGTCTACAGGCTGCCCATCCCATTCGGCATCGACCGTGGCCCCCATCCAGACATTGCCCAAAGTGTGGTAGGCCCCGTTGCTGCTCAGCAAAGTGGGGTAAGTTGGGTCGGGCGCATCCCCAAAGTCTGCGCAACGGCAGGCGCCTGCGTCCAAAGAGAAGTTGTTTTCGCCCTCGGCGAGCGTCACTACTTCGGTCAGGCCGGTGTAGGGGTCTACATCCGAGTCCAGTTCGTCGTCACTCCCCTGGTTTGGCCGCGAAAACCCATAGCCGCGCGGTAGGACGAATTGCAGCCGGTAGCTGCCCGGCAAGAGGTTATAGAACGCATACAGTCCGTTCTCGTTGGTGGAGGTGGAATCCAAAGGTTGCCCGCTTTCCGAGAGCAGATAGACCACCACTCCCTCGATGCCCTCTTCGCCTTCCTCCTGGATGCCATTGCGATTGCGGTCCATCCACACCCTGTCGCCCAAGGAGCCATCAAGAACCACCACCAAGAAGGCAACCCCCCGATTGCTGTTGCCGTCGTTGCGGCATCCTTCCACCCAGCGGACCTTCACCGTGTCGCCAGGTTGCGGGTTGTCTGCACCGAGCAGCGCCCGCGGGATAATCGCCTCAACCACGTAGGTCGCATGGCCACACTCCAGGTCTTGTTCATCCAATAGCCCGTCGTGGTTCAGGTCGTACTGGTAAAAGGCTGTCTGCACACCGTCGGCGGACGTCCCCAGCAGGGTGCCGGAGAAATCGGCTGCCAAGGGATCAAAATTCGTGTACTCCTTGTGTGCGGTGGTAGCGTACTTATCACAGCTGGTGTACCAGTCGCTGTTGTTGGTACGGTACAGCTCGCTACCCACATTGTTGTCGTGCATGATGGTCGAGTATGAGCCCTCCCACGGACTTGGCTTCACCTCGTGGACGATGTCCACGCCAAAGTCGTAGCGCCAGTTATCGCCGCCGGTGGTGCGCAACGGATTGAGCCCCATGTCCAGCGTAAGGTCCCCCGGTCTCACCCACACATTGATGCCACTCCGCCTCTCGTGGACACCGCCCACCTGAGGACCTGGACAGGAGGTCACCACAGCGATATAGAAATTGTCCTGATCGACGCTGGCGTAGTAGGCCTCCACGTCGTAAGGCTCGGACCCCGACGGCCACTGTCCCCAGTAGTCCTCGTGGGCAGAAACCGAGCTGGAGCTCCAGTAACCGTACCAGTCGCTGCCTGAAGGGTCGTTGGTCGGGATGAGCATATCCAAACCCGGAGGGCACAGTTTCGGCACAAAGCTGGACAGATCGAAAGGTAGCCCTGTGGGTGGATATGTGTGCCCCGCCTGCGATGGAACGGCTCCCAAGCACAGCGTTACGCCGAAGTAGGCTTCTAACAAGGTGCCCGCCGTCTGGCTGCAGGCTGTCCTGGCAGTACCCATGGCCGCCAAGACCAACCAGGCCCACGTCAAGAAGATCGCGCTCTTGCTGAGCTTGGGGCGGGGGTCGTTCGAGCGAGCCTGCCCATTTCCCCTTGCTCTGGTAACTCTTTTGCTTATCATGGTCCTTCCCTCTCTACCTTACTGGGGCCCCGTTCGCCTCTCCACTCTCTTTCCTCGCGAATCTGGCCCCTCCTTCCTCAAGCCTCTCATTCCTCATCCCACCGGCGTCGCAGTGGTCTTCCGCGCCTCGCTTGGCAAGGCGAAGAAGAAATTATTAACCAGCAAGAAACGACAACTGCGCCCCTTTCCTATTCCCCTCTCTTGGCCTGCGGAGGCGCGTTACCTCAGCACTCCCGGCCTTTGAGGAGATAGTTGACCCGGTCTGAGGGGGAGGTCACATGGGGTGACCTCCCGCCCTCGACCGTTGATGGCTTCGCCCCTGCCGAGACTTCCATCATCCATACGTGCCAGCACTTCTTGCACCACATTCGGATTCTCTTCCCTTCCACACCACACCGCAACCAGACTCGGCACGAGCTCCCAACCTCACCTCACCGAACGCCCGAAGCCATCCGTAACCTTCGTTTCCCTCTTGCC encodes:
- a CDS encoding T9SS type A sorting domain-containing protein, yielding MCGRGVFCAVVGMLCLMLAGAQARAGTVDVSCVSGVQDELGNWLQGSAFDGYGDLIQIIYAGADELNNMPDENGNPTGDDVLIGTTFVGAGFPFNPHEGKFTTQLTHDLLVNGAVIYCRAWNDSSVATASHYGDSQLAVLVLEGDFGSVDFPTWSTQDAVVAVELIAFEATRVNGGVKLVWVTQSETDNRGFEVRRATAEQGPFVRITSQLIPGAGNSTERREYSYHDGKAAPDTAYYYMLADIDYAGRVRLHGPILAPVVAVPEKVSLAQNYPNPFNPATWIRFEVKEAGSVSLKIFNIKGQLVRTLVQGHLEVGRHEVRWDATDDLGNRVPSGIYVYTLEAEGVKLTQTMQLLK
- a CDS encoding T9SS type A sorting domain-containing protein produces the protein MRRTAKKGTVVVCTVLLVGAAAGLGLLVRSDNAGAKELDGDDYMQVTLPPITGHVDMVAGGVGLITGAGTFQLVVPEGATIEAAYLYWGGQDSDSPPNHWGDPDVELQIDGGASATITGQLIGMTTAIAGRFRFSYRADVTAMITPGTHTVSLSGFDPGLLGSSGRAFGGGILVVYSKPDLPLATISIADGVDYFLFSKFHPTSQILRFGFSTAPVSRTTDLLLMVGGVEEDEATGLWYQVGGDAIPAGSIVDAPEAVDYDHSSSAVDGEDTDPFHSANGQEWDNFTMSVQLPAGSAWLALQIESQSDSPYGKRSASGIWVVCAIRLPLVGMGSIGDFVWNDANGDGVQDEGEQGIDGVTVILRKGTGGETEQVTWTVTGDNPATEEVEHGWYRFTGLMAGHYLVDVDDATLPVNFAGLPPILTTAGDPLVVDLAEGEDYADADFGYMENPVPVELTSFSAVWHNDEVHLRWSTASETENMGFDVYRAEGEDAPFVKINKTLIPGAGNASVLHTYTYVDRDVEFGKGYYYKLADVDYRGRIRLHGPISVASGPVPMIYELQQNYPNPFNPETTIRFQVKSEGRVWIGIYNAAGQLVRHLADEIMSAGSHSLVWNGKNDAGEPLSSGTYFCVMRVNGVELSKKVVLTR
- a CDS encoding S8 family serine peptidase codes for the protein MRLVREMPIPLTALVLLLVSTLSGYGGTGEEQLQRRGRLAHVEGRLCDLIELVGRGPQRVVEDWAYRHDIPVRDGRFIVIVESELNARSLEGALAPYGAELLGARQQVAKIAIPQAQLSRFASEAKWARTIRLPLRPLETVTSEGVALTNADGYHANGWNGSGVKVAVIDAGFGNLDQAIANGELPSGVHLDDFTGTGIGGTTHGTMVAEVVYDMAPGSELYLMKIADDLDLAAAVDSCIARGVRVINHSMCWPNAGPLDGTGPICAIVDTAFAHGIVWVNAAGNHARRHYRAQFTDSDGNGWHDFAVGASIDEFNNIGSVNVGASVGVYLSWNDWWYSDQDYDLFLYYYDAGSGSWVAYDSSTTRQSGSQWPVESISVLMDRSAQLAVRIRKTAADGSQELTLFTNYYDLEYRHESSSVLIPGDAARALTVGAVLASQWHTGPQIYYSSQGPTYDGRVKPDLMGPTSVSVFTGGGLFGGTSAAAPHVAGSAALLLDRFPEWIPSQVFARLEESVSHDYGDPGKDNVFGSGTVHNDDLVPVELASFQVTQVGSCARLTWETHSETENLGFEVYRAEDALGRRVKLTAELIPGAGTTNETNLYVFDDDGVEAGHAYWYWLADLDCRGRRTLHGPATITIKALPREYALAQNSPNPFNPVTHISFTLPVDGHVELRVYNMLGQLLRTLVDGQVHAGVHSVTWDGKDEVGTALPGGVYLCVLRANGFRATRKMVLTR
- a CDS encoding T9SS type A sorting domain-containing protein — its product is MISKRVTRARGNGQARSNDPRPKLSKSAIFLTWAWLVLAAMGTARTACSQTAGTLLEAYFGVTLCLGAVPSQAGHTYPPTGLPFDLSSFVPKLCPPGLDMLIPTNDPSGSDWYGYWSSSSVSAHEDYWGQWPSGSEPYDVEAYYASVDQDNFYIAVVTSCPGPQVGGVHERRSGINVWVRPGDLTLDMGLNPLRTTGGDNWRYDFGVDIVHEVKPSPWEGSYSTIMHDNNVGSELYRTNNSDWYTSCDKYATTAHKEYTNFDPLAADFSGTLLGTSADGVQTAFYQYDLNHDGLLDEQDLECGHATYVVEAIIPRALLGADNPQPGDTVKVRWVEGCRNDGNSNRGVAFLVVVLDGSLGDRVWMDRNRNGIQEEGEEGIEGVVVYLLSESGQPLDSTSTNENGLYAFYNLLPGSYRLQFVLPRGYGFSRPNQGSDDELDSDVDPYTGLTEVVTLAEGENNFSLDAGACRCADFGDAPDPTYPTLLSSNGAYHTLGNVWMGATVDAEWDGQPVDGDSAGVKDEDGVEFLGSSPVTGGPYQLPYRPGWYGAVRITVSGTADAAYLHGWYDWNGDGDWNDEGERLFTGHPVSGAGVYTMEFAVPSSAKAGGSWSRFRIDDDNTSSQPTGGALNGEVEDYDPTAAPVEELQLLDFGDAPDTTYPSHWINNGAAHVIGDIWLGSGVSDELDTKQIDLDEYDDGINFLGYSADPSGPFINGGSFSPGDYAAIEWIASGDISEDNPAYLHMWIDWDRSGSWEHPDELVVDTTIISTGAGTAVFRAPEWLAGQPLGTTWLRARLDRAPVGTQTPTGLADNGEVEDYGDLLVDIELSSFQASGEIGKVVLSWQTESETENLGFHIYRAQEERGNYQRITRELIPGAGTSNEKRSYRFEDTDVQEGMTYYYRLADVDFRGAMRFHGPVSATVRSAPRSYELEQNYPNPFNPATTIGFTLPEQGHATVKVYNMLGQLVKTLVDGQLQPGRHTVTWDGTDDQGNAVPTGLYVYTLTVNGYRATRKMAFTK